In Antennarius striatus isolate MH-2024 chromosome 10, ASM4005453v1, whole genome shotgun sequence, one DNA window encodes the following:
- the mcf2a gene encoding proto-oncogene DBL isoform X2: MASDTMADCFYREGIHKMHRSPASFPGNLHLVLVLRPISFFHRTVTDIGFRFSQEDFMLKMPVVMLSSVTDLLRYIDENQLTSEFGGTLDYCHSDWIVLRTAIESFAVTVKDIAQMLQSFGTELAETELPDVGKTIEFLLESHTDKYKKLKDAIRSVSKEGRHLLLSLETSGKDDESQWDVRLDWETVQRLLAQLRDMESAFDGFFEKHRLKLQQYLQLLRYEQSFQEMEICLEHLMAQERELVISVNTVAQTEQALRTLSSLESNAQEVMARAQIIILHGHQLSSGHHYATAPIMQRCNELRHYCDTLDAALKTKHSCLRQTHQLLLCLGQAQHWCDDGAYLLANQLVEKFHSKEVAQAALRDIERFLEGAPSVLSSEPDILSMEYEAVITPRLQARIGDIFEKHAAVQQMIQNRQASLRKLTNNHVRPVLLVAPRPENPPRSKSPLFSPKHGDGLKFTFDLSLPGKRSSRKSPNPRKIEVMHNYQESRSCVSYSLEGEDNPDLLRRHVMRELIETERIYVEELLSILLGYRAEMDNPALSGLLPPKLHSKRDVLFGNLPEIYTFHSRVFLQDLEGCLEAPESVGACFLERKESFQMYECYCQNKPRSEALWRQFSDCSFFQDCQKKLEHKLGLDSYLLKPVQRLTKYQLLLKELLKYSAGCEGTSELQGALTAMLDLLKSVNDSMHQISITGYEGDICELGRVLMQGSFSVWISHKRGPTRMKELARFKPMQRHLFLYERALLFCKRREEHGDGSDKTPSYSFKHCLKMTAVGITENVKGDVKKFELWYSGREEVYVVQAPTVEVKMAWLNELRRILTNQQKLLRDEACQQGQMVGHGPLSPPLPESKLQRASVSSEDTESGRSSPDPQPHSPKHQQNRRSWPGAHHSVDICEGLEEWSGGQDALHQSEAEDDVLVQLSPGRYMALADCLPNGPDSVIIKCGDIVQLQCEDNKGRWLVKNLSQQQEGFMAAANLHLVVEDSSPTHSFRLGEPGNLKMRKLSSP; this comes from the exons ATGGCCTCTGACACGATGGCTGATTGCTTTTACCGGGAAGGAATCCACAAGATGCACCGGAGCCCG GCTTCCTTCCCCGGTAACCTCCATTTGGTCTTGGTGCTCCGACCCATCAGCTTCTTCCACCGCACTGTCACTGATATCGGCTTTCGCTTCAGCCAAGAGGACTTCATGCTCAAGATGCCA GTGGTGATGCTGAGCTCCGTCACAGACCTGCTGCGTTACATTGATGAGAATCAGCTCACGTCAGAGTTTGGAGGCACGTTGGACTATTGTCACAGTGACTGGATTGTTTTACGAACG GCTATTGAAAGTTTTGCTGTAACAGTCAAGGACATTGCACAGATGCTGCAGAGCTTTGGCACAGAGCTGGCAGAGACTGAGCTGCCAGATGTTGGGAAAACCATCGAGTTTCTCCTCGAGTCGCACACTGACAAGTACAAGAAACTCAAA GATGCAATCAGGTCAGTGTCAAAGGAGGGTCGTCATCTCCTCTTGAGCCTGGAGACTTCTGGGAAGGATGATGAATCCCAGTGGGATGTCAGGCTTGACTGGGAGACTGTACAGAG ACTTCTTGCCCAGCTCAGAGACATGGAGTCGGCCTTCGATGGTTTCTTTGAGAAGCATCGACTTAAGCTTCAACAATACCTGCAGCTGCTCAGATATGAGCAAAGCTTTCAGGAG ATGGAAATCTGTCTGGAGCATTTGATGGCTCAGGAGAGGGAGTTGGTGATTTCTGTCAACACTGTAGCTCAAACAGAACAGGCTCTCAGAACGTTGAGCAGCCTGGAATCAAATGCACAG GAGGTGATGGCTCGAGCTCAGATCATCATCCTCCATGGCCACCAGCTGTCGTCTGGTCACCACTACGCCACAGCTCCCATCATGCAGCGCTGCAACGAGCTCCGACACTACTGTGATACACTTGATGCTGCTCTCAAGACCAAACACTCCTGTCTTCGGCAAACACACCAGCTGCTGCTTTGTCTTGGACAG GCCCAACACTGGTGTGATGATGGAGCATATCTCTTGGCCAATCAACTAGTAGAAAAGTTCCATTCTAAAGAGGTGGCCCAAGCTGCCTTGAGAGATATTGAGAGGTTCCTGGAGGGGGCGCCGTCGGTGCTGAGCTCCGAACCCGACATCCTGTCCATGGAATATGAAGCTGTCATCACTCCTCGGCTGCAG GCTCGGATAGGAGACATATTTGAAAAGCATGCAGCAGTGCAGCAGATGATCCAGAACCGACAGGCTTCTCTTAGGAAACTCACCAACAACCACGTACGACCGGTCCTCTTGGTGGCCCCCAGACCTGAAAACCCCCCACGCTCCAAGTCTCCGCTTTTCTCCCCCAAGCAtg GGGATGGTTTGAAGTTCACATTCGACCTGTCTCTACCTGGGAAGAGATCATCCCGGAAGAGCCCCAACCCTAGAAAA ATAGAGGTGATGCACAACTACCAGGAGAGCCGGAGCTGTGTGTCGTACAGTCTGGAGGGAGAGGACAACCCAGATCTGTTGAGGCG TCATGTGATGAGGGAACTCATAGAGACAGAAAGAATCTATGTTGAAGAGCTGCTTTCCATTCTGTTG GGTTACAGAGCTGAGATGGACAACCCAGCTCTGTCAGGGCTTCTGCCTCCAAAACTGCACAGCAAAAGAGACGTCCTCTTTGGAAACCTGCCTGAGATCTACACGTTTCACAGCAG GGTTTTCCTTCAGGACCTCGAAGGATGTCTGGAGGCTCCTGAATCCGTGGGGGCTTGCTTCCTGGAGCGG AAAGAGAGTTTCCAAATGTATGAATGCTACTGTCAGAACAAACCTCGCTCTGAGGCGCTATGGAGACAGTTCTCAGACTGTTCCTTCTTTCAG GACTGTCAAAAAAAGCTGGAGCACAAACTGGGCCTGGATTCCTACCTATTGAAACCAGTCCAACGCCTTACCAAATACCAGCTGCTGCTTAAG GAACTTTTGAAATACAGCGCAGGTTGCGAGGGGACTTCTGAACTACAGGGGGCGCTAACAGCGATGCTTGACCTGCTCAAATCAGTCAATGACTCCATGCATCAGATATCCATCACAGGATATGAG GGGGATATTTGTGAGCTGGGCCGCGTCCTGATGCAGGGTTCTTTCAGCGTGTGGATCAGCCATAAAAGGGGTCCCACTCGCATGAAGGAGCTGGCGCGCTTCAAACCAATGCAGAGACACCTCTTCTTGTACGAGAGAGCACTGCTGTTCTgcaagaggagggaggagcacGGAGATGGGAGCGACAAGACGCCTTCCTATAGCTTCAAGCACTGTCTCAAG ATGACTGCTGTGGGGATCACAGAGAACGTCAAGGGAGATGTGAAGAAGTTTGAGCTCTGGTACAGCGGCAGGGAGGAAGTATATGTGGTTCAG GCTCCTACGGTAGAAGTGAAGATGGCCTGGCTCAACGAGCTCCGCAGGATCCTGACGAATCAGCAGAAGCTGCTCAGAG ATGAGGCGTGTCAGCAGGGTCAGATGGTTGGACACGGGCCGCTCTCTCCACCCCTCCCTGAGAG CAAGCTGCAGAGGGCATCAGTGAGCTCAGAGGATACCGAGTCAGGGAGAAGCAGTCCGGACCCCCAGCCTCACTCCCCAAAACACCAGCAGAACCGCAGAA GTTGGCCCGGAGCTCATCACTCGGTGGACATCTGCGAGGGTCTGGAGGAGTGGTCTGGTGGTCAGGATGCCCTCCACCAGTCTGAGGCAGAGGATGATGTTCTGGTACAACTG TCTCCAGGCAGATACATGGCTTTGGCTGACTGTCTTCCGAATGGCCCTGACAGCGTCATCATTAAATGCGGAGATATCGTCCAACTGCAATGTGAAGACAACAAGGGACGATG GCTGGTGAAAAATCTGAGTCAGCAACAAGAAGGCTTCATGGCTGCAGCAAACTTGCATCTGGTTGTAGAGGACAGCAGTCCAACACACTCCTTCAGACTAGGGG AGCCAGGGAACCTGAAGATGAGAAAGCTCAGCTCCCCATAA
- the mcf2a gene encoding proto-oncogene DBL isoform X3, which yields MLKMPVVMLSSVTDLLRYIDENQLTSEFGGTLDYCHSDWIVLRTAIESFAVTVKDIAQMLQSFGTELAETELPDVGKTIEFLLESHTDKYKKLKDAIRSVSKEGRHLLLSLETSGKDDESQWDVRLDWETVQRLLAQLRDMESAFDGFFEKHRLKLQQYLQLLRYEQSFQEMEICLEHLMAQERELVISVNTVAQTEQALRTLSSLESNAQEVMARAQIIILHGHQLSSGHHYATAPIMQRCNELRHYCDTLDAALKTKHSCLRQTHQLLLCLGQAQHWCDDGAYLLANQLVEKFHSKEVAQAALRDIERFLEGAPSVLSSEPDILSMEYEAVITPRLQARIGDIFEKHAAVQQMIQNRQASLRKLTNNHVRPVLLVAPRPENPPRSKSPLFSPKHGDGLKFTFDLSLPGKRSSRKSPNPRKIEVMHNYQESRSCVSYSLEGEDNPDLLRRHVMRELIETERIYVEELLSILLGYRAEMDNPALSGLLPPKLHSKRDVLFGNLPEIYTFHSRVFLQDLEGCLEAPESVGACFLERKESFQMYECYCQNKPRSEALWRQFSDCSFFQDCQKKLEHKLGLDSYLLKPVQRLTKYQLLLKELLKYSAGCEGTSELQGALTAMLDLLKSVNDSMHQISITGYEGDICELGRVLMQGSFSVWISHKRGPTRMKELARFKPMQRHLFLYERALLFCKRREEHGDGSDKTPSYSFKHCLKMTAVGITENVKGDVKKFELWYSGREEVYVVQAPTVEVKMAWLNELRRILTNQQKLLRDEACQQGQMVGHGPLSPPLPESKLQRASVSSEDTESGRSSPDPQPHSPKHQQNRRSWPGAHHSVDICEGLEEWSGGQDALHQSEAEDDVLVQLSPGRYMALADCLPNGPDSVIIKCGDIVQLQCEDNKGRWLVKNLSQQQEGFMAAANLHLVVEDSSPTHSFRLGEPGNLKMRKLSSP from the exons ATGCTCAAGATGCCA GTGGTGATGCTGAGCTCCGTCACAGACCTGCTGCGTTACATTGATGAGAATCAGCTCACGTCAGAGTTTGGAGGCACGTTGGACTATTGTCACAGTGACTGGATTGTTTTACGAACG GCTATTGAAAGTTTTGCTGTAACAGTCAAGGACATTGCACAGATGCTGCAGAGCTTTGGCACAGAGCTGGCAGAGACTGAGCTGCCAGATGTTGGGAAAACCATCGAGTTTCTCCTCGAGTCGCACACTGACAAGTACAAGAAACTCAAA GATGCAATCAGGTCAGTGTCAAAGGAGGGTCGTCATCTCCTCTTGAGCCTGGAGACTTCTGGGAAGGATGATGAATCCCAGTGGGATGTCAGGCTTGACTGGGAGACTGTACAGAG ACTTCTTGCCCAGCTCAGAGACATGGAGTCGGCCTTCGATGGTTTCTTTGAGAAGCATCGACTTAAGCTTCAACAATACCTGCAGCTGCTCAGATATGAGCAAAGCTTTCAGGAG ATGGAAATCTGTCTGGAGCATTTGATGGCTCAGGAGAGGGAGTTGGTGATTTCTGTCAACACTGTAGCTCAAACAGAACAGGCTCTCAGAACGTTGAGCAGCCTGGAATCAAATGCACAG GAGGTGATGGCTCGAGCTCAGATCATCATCCTCCATGGCCACCAGCTGTCGTCTGGTCACCACTACGCCACAGCTCCCATCATGCAGCGCTGCAACGAGCTCCGACACTACTGTGATACACTTGATGCTGCTCTCAAGACCAAACACTCCTGTCTTCGGCAAACACACCAGCTGCTGCTTTGTCTTGGACAG GCCCAACACTGGTGTGATGATGGAGCATATCTCTTGGCCAATCAACTAGTAGAAAAGTTCCATTCTAAAGAGGTGGCCCAAGCTGCCTTGAGAGATATTGAGAGGTTCCTGGAGGGGGCGCCGTCGGTGCTGAGCTCCGAACCCGACATCCTGTCCATGGAATATGAAGCTGTCATCACTCCTCGGCTGCAG GCTCGGATAGGAGACATATTTGAAAAGCATGCAGCAGTGCAGCAGATGATCCAGAACCGACAGGCTTCTCTTAGGAAACTCACCAACAACCACGTACGACCGGTCCTCTTGGTGGCCCCCAGACCTGAAAACCCCCCACGCTCCAAGTCTCCGCTTTTCTCCCCCAAGCAtg GGGATGGTTTGAAGTTCACATTCGACCTGTCTCTACCTGGGAAGAGATCATCCCGGAAGAGCCCCAACCCTAGAAAA ATAGAGGTGATGCACAACTACCAGGAGAGCCGGAGCTGTGTGTCGTACAGTCTGGAGGGAGAGGACAACCCAGATCTGTTGAGGCG TCATGTGATGAGGGAACTCATAGAGACAGAAAGAATCTATGTTGAAGAGCTGCTTTCCATTCTGTTG GGTTACAGAGCTGAGATGGACAACCCAGCTCTGTCAGGGCTTCTGCCTCCAAAACTGCACAGCAAAAGAGACGTCCTCTTTGGAAACCTGCCTGAGATCTACACGTTTCACAGCAG GGTTTTCCTTCAGGACCTCGAAGGATGTCTGGAGGCTCCTGAATCCGTGGGGGCTTGCTTCCTGGAGCGG AAAGAGAGTTTCCAAATGTATGAATGCTACTGTCAGAACAAACCTCGCTCTGAGGCGCTATGGAGACAGTTCTCAGACTGTTCCTTCTTTCAG GACTGTCAAAAAAAGCTGGAGCACAAACTGGGCCTGGATTCCTACCTATTGAAACCAGTCCAACGCCTTACCAAATACCAGCTGCTGCTTAAG GAACTTTTGAAATACAGCGCAGGTTGCGAGGGGACTTCTGAACTACAGGGGGCGCTAACAGCGATGCTTGACCTGCTCAAATCAGTCAATGACTCCATGCATCAGATATCCATCACAGGATATGAG GGGGATATTTGTGAGCTGGGCCGCGTCCTGATGCAGGGTTCTTTCAGCGTGTGGATCAGCCATAAAAGGGGTCCCACTCGCATGAAGGAGCTGGCGCGCTTCAAACCAATGCAGAGACACCTCTTCTTGTACGAGAGAGCACTGCTGTTCTgcaagaggagggaggagcacGGAGATGGGAGCGACAAGACGCCTTCCTATAGCTTCAAGCACTGTCTCAAG ATGACTGCTGTGGGGATCACAGAGAACGTCAAGGGAGATGTGAAGAAGTTTGAGCTCTGGTACAGCGGCAGGGAGGAAGTATATGTGGTTCAG GCTCCTACGGTAGAAGTGAAGATGGCCTGGCTCAACGAGCTCCGCAGGATCCTGACGAATCAGCAGAAGCTGCTCAGAG ATGAGGCGTGTCAGCAGGGTCAGATGGTTGGACACGGGCCGCTCTCTCCACCCCTCCCTGAGAG CAAGCTGCAGAGGGCATCAGTGAGCTCAGAGGATACCGAGTCAGGGAGAAGCAGTCCGGACCCCCAGCCTCACTCCCCAAAACACCAGCAGAACCGCAGAA GTTGGCCCGGAGCTCATCACTCGGTGGACATCTGCGAGGGTCTGGAGGAGTGGTCTGGTGGTCAGGATGCCCTCCACCAGTCTGAGGCAGAGGATGATGTTCTGGTACAACTG TCTCCAGGCAGATACATGGCTTTGGCTGACTGTCTTCCGAATGGCCCTGACAGCGTCATCATTAAATGCGGAGATATCGTCCAACTGCAATGTGAAGACAACAAGGGACGATG GCTGGTGAAAAATCTGAGTCAGCAACAAGAAGGCTTCATGGCTGCAGCAAACTTGCATCTGGTTGTAGAGGACAGCAGTCCAACACACTCCTTCAGACTAGGGG AGCCAGGGAACCTGAAGATGAGAAAGCTCAGCTCCCCATAA
- the mcf2a gene encoding proto-oncogene DBL isoform X1, with translation MSHDGVGVPRLISCRRPGGMGPVSLQEGGQPEKKSTEEMESYRYLLQAGSQLENTLQQMTVPVSMKEVGGYIEKQVAYLSGGRGEDSSVIITLPESSAFSDIPEEALAKVFTYLTLIPRTRQPGVKFIIILDRRLDTWASIKTALARIAASFPGNLHLVLVLRPISFFHRTVTDIGFRFSQEDFMLKMPVVMLSSVTDLLRYIDENQLTSEFGGTLDYCHSDWIVLRTAIESFAVTVKDIAQMLQSFGTELAETELPDVGKTIEFLLESHTDKYKKLKDAIRSVSKEGRHLLLSLETSGKDDESQWDVRLDWETVQRLLAQLRDMESAFDGFFEKHRLKLQQYLQLLRYEQSFQEMEICLEHLMAQERELVISVNTVAQTEQALRTLSSLESNAQEVMARAQIIILHGHQLSSGHHYATAPIMQRCNELRHYCDTLDAALKTKHSCLRQTHQLLLCLGQAQHWCDDGAYLLANQLVEKFHSKEVAQAALRDIERFLEGAPSVLSSEPDILSMEYEAVITPRLQARIGDIFEKHAAVQQMIQNRQASLRKLTNNHVRPVLLVAPRPENPPRSKSPLFSPKHGDGLKFTFDLSLPGKRSSRKSPNPRKIEVMHNYQESRSCVSYSLEGEDNPDLLRRHVMRELIETERIYVEELLSILLGYRAEMDNPALSGLLPPKLHSKRDVLFGNLPEIYTFHSRVFLQDLEGCLEAPESVGACFLERKESFQMYECYCQNKPRSEALWRQFSDCSFFQDCQKKLEHKLGLDSYLLKPVQRLTKYQLLLKELLKYSAGCEGTSELQGALTAMLDLLKSVNDSMHQISITGYEGDICELGRVLMQGSFSVWISHKRGPTRMKELARFKPMQRHLFLYERALLFCKRREEHGDGSDKTPSYSFKHCLKMTAVGITENVKGDVKKFELWYSGREEVYVVQAPTVEVKMAWLNELRRILTNQQKLLRDEACQQGQMVGHGPLSPPLPESKLQRASVSSEDTESGRSSPDPQPHSPKHQQNRRSWPGAHHSVDICEGLEEWSGGQDALHQSEAEDDVLVQLSPGRYMALADCLPNGPDSVIIKCGDIVQLQCEDNKGRWLVKNLSQQQEGFMAAANLHLVVEDSSPTHSFRLGEPGNLKMRKLSSP, from the exons ATGTCCCATGACGGGGTTGGCGTTCCCCGGCTGATCTCCTGTCGGAGACCAGGTGGAATGGGCCCGGTGTCACTGCAGGAGGGGGGACAACCGGAGAAAAAGTCCacggaggagatggagagtTACCGCTACCTCCTGCAGGCTGGTTCCCAGCTGGAGAACACCCTGCAGC AGATGACAGTCCCTGTAAGCATGAAGGAGGTGGGAGGATACATCGAGAAACAGGTGGCGTATCTGTCAG GGGGTCGTGGGGAAGACTCCAGTGTCATCATTACCCTCCCAGAATCCTCAGCTTTCAGCGACATTCCAGAGGAAGCTTTAGCCAAAGTATTTACATACCTCACTCTTATCCCTCG GACAAGGCAACCTGGAGTAAAATTTATCATCATATTAGATCGAAGACTGGACACATGGGCTTCTATCAAAACTGCTCTTGCAAGGATAGCA GCTTCCTTCCCCGGTAACCTCCATTTGGTCTTGGTGCTCCGACCCATCAGCTTCTTCCACCGCACTGTCACTGATATCGGCTTTCGCTTCAGCCAAGAGGACTTCATGCTCAAGATGCCA GTGGTGATGCTGAGCTCCGTCACAGACCTGCTGCGTTACATTGATGAGAATCAGCTCACGTCAGAGTTTGGAGGCACGTTGGACTATTGTCACAGTGACTGGATTGTTTTACGAACG GCTATTGAAAGTTTTGCTGTAACAGTCAAGGACATTGCACAGATGCTGCAGAGCTTTGGCACAGAGCTGGCAGAGACTGAGCTGCCAGATGTTGGGAAAACCATCGAGTTTCTCCTCGAGTCGCACACTGACAAGTACAAGAAACTCAAA GATGCAATCAGGTCAGTGTCAAAGGAGGGTCGTCATCTCCTCTTGAGCCTGGAGACTTCTGGGAAGGATGATGAATCCCAGTGGGATGTCAGGCTTGACTGGGAGACTGTACAGAG ACTTCTTGCCCAGCTCAGAGACATGGAGTCGGCCTTCGATGGTTTCTTTGAGAAGCATCGACTTAAGCTTCAACAATACCTGCAGCTGCTCAGATATGAGCAAAGCTTTCAGGAG ATGGAAATCTGTCTGGAGCATTTGATGGCTCAGGAGAGGGAGTTGGTGATTTCTGTCAACACTGTAGCTCAAACAGAACAGGCTCTCAGAACGTTGAGCAGCCTGGAATCAAATGCACAG GAGGTGATGGCTCGAGCTCAGATCATCATCCTCCATGGCCACCAGCTGTCGTCTGGTCACCACTACGCCACAGCTCCCATCATGCAGCGCTGCAACGAGCTCCGACACTACTGTGATACACTTGATGCTGCTCTCAAGACCAAACACTCCTGTCTTCGGCAAACACACCAGCTGCTGCTTTGTCTTGGACAG GCCCAACACTGGTGTGATGATGGAGCATATCTCTTGGCCAATCAACTAGTAGAAAAGTTCCATTCTAAAGAGGTGGCCCAAGCTGCCTTGAGAGATATTGAGAGGTTCCTGGAGGGGGCGCCGTCGGTGCTGAGCTCCGAACCCGACATCCTGTCCATGGAATATGAAGCTGTCATCACTCCTCGGCTGCAG GCTCGGATAGGAGACATATTTGAAAAGCATGCAGCAGTGCAGCAGATGATCCAGAACCGACAGGCTTCTCTTAGGAAACTCACCAACAACCACGTACGACCGGTCCTCTTGGTGGCCCCCAGACCTGAAAACCCCCCACGCTCCAAGTCTCCGCTTTTCTCCCCCAAGCAtg GGGATGGTTTGAAGTTCACATTCGACCTGTCTCTACCTGGGAAGAGATCATCCCGGAAGAGCCCCAACCCTAGAAAA ATAGAGGTGATGCACAACTACCAGGAGAGCCGGAGCTGTGTGTCGTACAGTCTGGAGGGAGAGGACAACCCAGATCTGTTGAGGCG TCATGTGATGAGGGAACTCATAGAGACAGAAAGAATCTATGTTGAAGAGCTGCTTTCCATTCTGTTG GGTTACAGAGCTGAGATGGACAACCCAGCTCTGTCAGGGCTTCTGCCTCCAAAACTGCACAGCAAAAGAGACGTCCTCTTTGGAAACCTGCCTGAGATCTACACGTTTCACAGCAG GGTTTTCCTTCAGGACCTCGAAGGATGTCTGGAGGCTCCTGAATCCGTGGGGGCTTGCTTCCTGGAGCGG AAAGAGAGTTTCCAAATGTATGAATGCTACTGTCAGAACAAACCTCGCTCTGAGGCGCTATGGAGACAGTTCTCAGACTGTTCCTTCTTTCAG GACTGTCAAAAAAAGCTGGAGCACAAACTGGGCCTGGATTCCTACCTATTGAAACCAGTCCAACGCCTTACCAAATACCAGCTGCTGCTTAAG GAACTTTTGAAATACAGCGCAGGTTGCGAGGGGACTTCTGAACTACAGGGGGCGCTAACAGCGATGCTTGACCTGCTCAAATCAGTCAATGACTCCATGCATCAGATATCCATCACAGGATATGAG GGGGATATTTGTGAGCTGGGCCGCGTCCTGATGCAGGGTTCTTTCAGCGTGTGGATCAGCCATAAAAGGGGTCCCACTCGCATGAAGGAGCTGGCGCGCTTCAAACCAATGCAGAGACACCTCTTCTTGTACGAGAGAGCACTGCTGTTCTgcaagaggagggaggagcacGGAGATGGGAGCGACAAGACGCCTTCCTATAGCTTCAAGCACTGTCTCAAG ATGACTGCTGTGGGGATCACAGAGAACGTCAAGGGAGATGTGAAGAAGTTTGAGCTCTGGTACAGCGGCAGGGAGGAAGTATATGTGGTTCAG GCTCCTACGGTAGAAGTGAAGATGGCCTGGCTCAACGAGCTCCGCAGGATCCTGACGAATCAGCAGAAGCTGCTCAGAG ATGAGGCGTGTCAGCAGGGTCAGATGGTTGGACACGGGCCGCTCTCTCCACCCCTCCCTGAGAG CAAGCTGCAGAGGGCATCAGTGAGCTCAGAGGATACCGAGTCAGGGAGAAGCAGTCCGGACCCCCAGCCTCACTCCCCAAAACACCAGCAGAACCGCAGAA GTTGGCCCGGAGCTCATCACTCGGTGGACATCTGCGAGGGTCTGGAGGAGTGGTCTGGTGGTCAGGATGCCCTCCACCAGTCTGAGGCAGAGGATGATGTTCTGGTACAACTG TCTCCAGGCAGATACATGGCTTTGGCTGACTGTCTTCCGAATGGCCCTGACAGCGTCATCATTAAATGCGGAGATATCGTCCAACTGCAATGTGAAGACAACAAGGGACGATG GCTGGTGAAAAATCTGAGTCAGCAACAAGAAGGCTTCATGGCTGCAGCAAACTTGCATCTGGTTGTAGAGGACAGCAGTCCAACACACTCCTTCAGACTAGGGG AGCCAGGGAACCTGAAGATGAGAAAGCTCAGCTCCCCATAA